ACACAGGCTGCCCTGCAGAGGATGGGAAAGGTTAGAAAATGGTAATGGTGTGCCCTCAATAATGGGGGTGCGCCACTTTCTACCCTCCCCCAACTGGGCCCCCCTTGATCCCAATTTTGGGGTTTACTGAGCCCCCCCGGGAGTTGAGCACTGCCTTTGAGTCACCTGGAAAAATGGGGTACCCCAAGTTAAGGGGGGGGGTGTCTGCATACCCAttctgcagccccccagctggTAAGATGGGTGAGCTCCTCAAAACGTCTGTGGGGATTTGGGggcccctctcctcccccctgccccacaagCCTCCACAATCCAACCTCCTGGTTGAGAGGCCCCCAGgaccaccctcccccccccccccccccccccaaatcacATCTCTAGATGCATCCTTGTTCCACCcgtgcttttatttcaaaaaaggTGTTTCTTTTAAACCATTTCTCACTTTGAAAACATAATAAACTTCATCGTCAGAACTGCATGGCTGCTTCCAGTGTCTCCGAAAGCTTCGTGGCGATTTTCTCTGCAGGGTAGGAGGGTAGTCGCAGTTTAGAGGGGTTCAGGAGGATTTTGGGGGGTTCAAGAAAAAGGAGCGGCTTTACTCACCTGCtcttttttgcagctttttccttCGTTTGCTGGCAGCCTTTAGCCCTTGGCCCTGTAGCAGCGGGTCGAGGGTGGCCACCTCCTCCAAACGGGGGGCATGGGGCACAGAACTCTCCTTGCTGCCTCTCGTCTTCACCCGGGGCTTCAGCTCCACCGTCACCGCACCGAGCTGGGGTTGGGGGGATCAAAAATAAACCTGTGacacttcccctccccccccccccccccccaaaaaaaaaagaacctgtTCCTCAGCAAAccctttaatttcttctgtacCTCCAGGTTGTCATTGTCATCCTCCATGGCGACTTCTTCCTCCCCGCTGTATTTCTCATCTGTCTCCGCATTGGGGATACATGGGGACAGCCCGATTCCTGTCACTGTCGCCGGTATAGCTGCAGGGGGTGGGGACAGGTAAGCTTTGGGACTGGGGGTCACCCCTACGTACAAAGAGGGGGAATCATCCACTTGTCACCTGCCAGCGCCTCGGCATCACCCCTCTCCAGGGCTTCCAGGTCAAGCGCTGGTCCTAGTGTAGTCACAATCTGGGCCTCCAGCTGCACCCCCTGaattttgggggggtgggtgtagTAGGAGATCTTCCCGCTGTGCCGGAAAAGGGGGATCAGGGCATGGGGAGACCCCCGAAGCCACCCCAAAAGAGGGTCAGGGAGTGGGAACACACCCCCAAAAAGGGTATCAGGGTGTGGGGAGACCTCTCTACCCCCTGCAGAAAGCATACCCCCCACCACTCACCCACCTGGTCCAGTCACGCAGCAGGGCCACGGCGGCGGCGTGGGGATCCGGCAGCCCCCCAGGACGGAGGCGGCCCTGTCGTCGGGCCAGGTGGGATAGGAATTGCCGGGGGTCGGCACAGGGGGGGGACCCCATAAAGCTCGCTTAGCTGTTGGGGGGAAGGAGCAACAAGGACACACAcagggttggggggggtgtACGAGGTCCAGTCGCACCTTCCCAGATTGCTGTcaccctgcagccaccactCCTATGCCGTGGCCACAAggggacccccccacccccacccccgttATACCCCTGATAGCCATAGCTatggggctgagccccacaggGGTCCCACCTGTTCCGGGGGGCAGCGGCGCAGGATGGCAGCAGCGGGGCTCAGGGGGGTCCCGCAGGCGCTGGGGGGGCTAGGGCTCCTCTCAGGGGTGCCACGGTGGGGGATGTCCCCGTCTCCATGACGACGCCAGGACAGTCCAACAGCTGGATGTGGCGGTccagctgcacagcctgcaggcACCTAAAGGGGTGGGGTCAAGGGGTGGGGCTTCACCAGCCCCTCCCAAGGGGGTGGGGCAGTGcaggctcccccccccccccccccccccccaagttcaGGGCTTACTTGGTGACACCTGGTGCTGCTCCCACCCCACAGGCCCGGCTCCTCTTCAGGCTGTTGATGAGGCTGCTCTTGCCCACGTTGGGGTACCCtgtggggggggttggggtcAGTGGGGTGTCCCCAGACCTGCGCACCCCCCCTTGCAGACCCCCACTCACCCACGACGCCCACGGTGATGGTTGTTTTCACCTCCCCGGAGCGGCTGTAGTTGGCTAAGACACGGAGTAAAGAGTCGGCGCCCACACACGCGCCTCCGGCCAGGACGTCCTCTGGGGCCGTCACTGCTGGCAGCCGGCTCTGCTTCTGCGGGGGAGTGCACAGCAGGGTGAGGGGTCTCCATGTCACCCCCACAGACCCTGTGACCCCCCCAGATCaccccttttttctctccagggACCCCACCAGGTTGCGGCTTTGCTGCTGGGTGCACGCCTTGAAGGCCACAGTGGGGAACTCAGCTCGCAGGTACTTCAGCCATGCCGCCACCACGTCCCGTGGCACCAGGTCTGGGGGGGGCCAAGAGACAAACAGAGTCGTCTCCCCATCAGCTGCAAGAAACAAGGaccccccacatccccccccccaaaacccaccgTACCGATCTTATTGAGGATGAGCACCAGGCGCTGGCGGTGCCCGGCACGACGGACGGCAGCCtccagctgggggctgcggcAGCCCTGGGGGTCGCGGGCATCCAGCACCTCCAGAACCACATCAGAAGCCGCCAACACCTGCCAAAATCGGGGGTTCAGGGCGGGGGGGAGACCCCCAGAAGCCCCCCAACTACCCACCAAGCGCTCACCTTGCGCAGCTCCCGCCCATACTGCCGCAGCGAGGCCTCTCTTGTGCATCGGCCCTGTGTCACCACCACCTCCTAAACAACGTCCAGTGTTAAGGGGGGCACCCCATTACCcggggagcccccccccccaagaacaGGGGTACCCCAACACTCCACCTTGTGCTCAAACTCCTGTTGCCGCCGCAGAGCGTCGTGCTGGAGCCCGG
This DNA window, taken from Falco peregrinus isolate bFalPer1 chromosome 18, bFalPer1.pri, whole genome shotgun sequence, encodes the following:
- the GNL3L gene encoding guanine nucleotide-binding protein-like 3-like protein, which produces MTRSRRQVEAARRKRVQAKREKAAGKKELGVPQLGRFAARLQQQNENRQKRAAEARQRREEARETEVGQRRSLAGLQHDALRRQQEFEHKEVVVTQGRCTREASLRQYGRELRKVLAASDVVLEVLDARDPQGCRSPQLEAAVRRAGHRQRLVLILNKIDLVPRDVVAAWLKYLRAEFPTVAFKACTQQQSRNLKQSRLPAVTAPEDVLAGGACVGADSLLRVLANYSRSGEVKTTITVGVVGYPNVGKSSLINSLKRSRACGVGAAPGVTKCLQAVQLDRHIQLLDCPGVVMETGTSPTVAPLRGALAPPAPAASFMGSPPCADPRQFLSHLARRQGRLRPGGLPDPHAAAVALLRDWTSGKISYYTHPPKIQGVQLEAQIVTTLGPALDLEALERGDAEALAAIPATVTGIGLSPCIPNAETDEKYSGEEEVAMEDDNDNLELGAVTVELKPRVKTRGSKESSVPHAPRLEEVATLDPLLQGQGLKAASKRRKKLQKRAEKIATKLSETLEAAMQF